A portion of the Bdellovibrio bacteriovorus genome contains these proteins:
- a CDS encoding CoA-binding protein — MNVKDSEFKALLEKYKKFAVYGLSPDATKASHYVPLYMRDHGWEMVGTYPKDHNAGGFKIYKTLKEIPAEYRKFVDVFRSSDRIDEVVDEAIEAGGVEVLWLQLGISNPEAEVRAEKAGIKVVSNRCLIIEHKKYF; from the coding sequence ATGAACGTGAAAGATTCAGAATTCAAAGCACTTTTAGAGAAATACAAAAAATTCGCCGTTTACGGATTAAGCCCAGATGCCACCAAGGCCAGCCATTATGTTCCACTGTACATGCGTGATCATGGATGGGAGATGGTGGGTACTTACCCGAAGGATCATAACGCCGGTGGATTTAAAATTTATAAGACATTAAAAGAAATTCCGGCCGAATACAGAAAATTCGTGGACGTCTTTAGAAGTTCTGACCGCATTGATGAAGTCGTGGATGAGGCCATAGAGGCCGGTGGCGTAGAAGTTCTTTGGCTTCAATTAGGGATATCAAATCCTGAAGCGGAAGTCCGCGCCGAAAAAGCTGGTATCAAAGTCGTTTCCAACCGCTGTTTGATCATTGAACACAAGAAATATTTTTGA
- a CDS encoding GNAT family N-acetyltransferase: MTSIPGFHFDSDLRDVPNNLAEWESYLLDQQEKMKSAVNDEERLSLYEMAGISSRILMKLDKAEFYLMKSLALSYKGVAQSRILQNLIRLAHVYQWQREFKKAAGLFDQAKEIMNASEISDSLRASYHQHLGKLFFDQKFYGLAYGDFSTSYFLRQRNGAEAELLESSAIAISEALKRWNKSPAKGLVIRKAVLTDAEGIHQAHMRSIQEICAKDYSEDAIQAWGYRPYSEEARHSAIKDSDVWVIECQGKIEGYAHMKHHFKNGWRIAHVFGLYITPQVLGRSVGKTAMQIMLECMKSREVKEVRLESTISAKDFYKSVGFKENGPQAFIKMSGVDVPCQPMRMEIG; this comes from the coding sequence ATCAATTCCTGGATTTCATTTTGATAGCGATCTGCGGGATGTACCCAATAATCTTGCGGAGTGGGAAAGTTATCTATTAGATCAGCAAGAAAAGATGAAATCTGCCGTTAATGATGAGGAAAGGCTTTCTTTATATGAAATGGCGGGGATTTCTTCTCGAATTTTGATGAAATTAGATAAGGCAGAGTTTTATTTAATGAAGTCTCTTGCATTGTCTTATAAAGGTGTCGCTCAGTCTCGAATTCTACAAAACCTTATCCGTTTGGCCCATGTCTACCAGTGGCAACGGGAATTTAAAAAGGCCGCAGGCCTTTTCGATCAAGCAAAAGAAATAATGAATGCTTCCGAGATTTCAGATTCGCTCAGAGCATCTTATCATCAGCATTTAGGTAAACTGTTTTTTGACCAAAAATTCTATGGACTGGCTTACGGAGATTTTTCCACATCCTACTTTTTGCGCCAGCGAAATGGTGCTGAGGCTGAGTTGCTAGAAAGCAGTGCTATCGCTATTAGCGAAGCCTTGAAAAGATGGAATAAAAGCCCTGCCAAAGGACTTGTGATTCGAAAGGCGGTTCTTACTGATGCTGAAGGGATCCATCAGGCACACATGAGGTCAATTCAAGAGATATGTGCCAAGGATTATTCCGAGGATGCAATTCAAGCTTGGGGATATCGTCCTTATTCTGAAGAGGCCCGGCATAGCGCTATCAAAGATTCGGATGTGTGGGTTATCGAGTGTCAGGGAAAAATTGAAGGTTATGCTCATATGAAGCATCATTTTAAAAATGGATGGAGAATTGCTCACGTATTTGGCTTGTATATTACTCCGCAAGTTTTGGGTAGGTCCGTGGGTAAGACGGCGATGCAAATCATGCTTGAGTGTATGAAATCTAGAGAGGTAAAAGAAGTTCGCCTGGAGTCGACGATCTCTGCAAAAGATTTTTATAAGTCCGTGGGTTTTAAAGAAAACGGACCACAAGCTTTCATTAAGATGTCAGGCGTTGATGTTCCTTGTCAGCCTATGCGAATGGAAATCGGATGA